The following coding sequences lie in one Spinacia oleracea cultivar Varoflay chromosome 1, BTI_SOV_V1, whole genome shotgun sequence genomic window:
- the LOC110774858 gene encoding E3 ubiquitin-protein ligase SP1 isoform X2 — MLPWGGISCCLSAAALYLLGRSSGRDAHSLKSVGRVNQLKDLAVLLDAASKVIPFVVCVSGRVGSDTPVKCEYSGLRGVIVEETDSALMLCMSKEVPWYLDDGTGRVFVLGARGATGLELTVGSEIFEESGRSLVRGTLDYLQGLKMLGVKRTERVLPTGTPLTIVGEAIKDDVGTVRIQRPHKGPFYVSPKTIDQLIANLGKWARLYKYASLGFTVFGVYLIAKHALGLFLEKRRRWELHKRVLDAAAKRSGGDDGKDESGSDSANSAKRECLMPDLCVICLEHEYNAVFVPCGHMCCCTACSSHLSNCPLCRRRIEQVVRTFRH, encoded by the exons ATGCTTCCGTGGGGTGGGATTAGCTGTTGTTTGAGTGCAGCTGCACTTTACCTGCTTGGAAGAAGCAGTGGGAG ggaTGCGCATTCTTTGAAATCTGTGGGTAGAGTTAATCAGTTGAAAGATTTGG CGGTATTGTTAGATGCTGCAAGCAAAGTTATTCCTTTCGTTGTCTGTGTCTCTGGACGAGTTGGTTCTGATACGCCAGTAAAATGTGAATACAGTGGCTTACGGGGCGTCATTGTGGAAGAAACG GATTCCGCATTGATGCTATGTATGAGTAAGGAGGTGCCATGGTACTTG GATGATGGAACTGGTCGTGTTTTTGTTTTGGGAGCACGAGGTGCTACTGGTCTAGAACTAACGGTTGGTAGTGAGATTTTTGAGGAGTCAGGACGATCCCTTGTGCGGGGGACATTGGACTATCTCCAAGGTCTCAAG ATGCTTGGAGTGAAGCGTACAGAGCGAGTTCTTCCGACTGGGACACCCTTGACAATTGTAGGGGAG GCTATTAAAGACGATGTGGGGACAGTTCGCATTCAGCGCCCTCACAAAGGGCCTTTTTATGTTTCTCCTAAAACTATCGATCAGCTAATTGCAAATCTTGGGAAGTGGGCTAG GTTGTATAAATATGCCTCTCTGGGATTCACTGTCTTTGGCGTCTATCTGATTGCTAAGCATGCTCTTGGACTTTTCCTTGAAAAAAGGCGTCGCTGGGAGCTGCATAAACG GGTTCTTGATGCAGCAGCAAAAAGATCAGGCGGGGATG ATGGAAAGGATGAAAGTGGATCAGATAGTGCTAACTCTGCTAAGAGAGAGTGTTTGATGCCAGATCTCTGCGTCATATGCCTGGAGCACGAGTACAATGCTGTATTTGTCCC GTGTGGTCATATGTGCTGTTGCACAGCTTGTTCATCGCATCTGTCAAATTGTCCACTATGTCGACGACGCATTGAGCAGGTTGTTCGAACATTCCGCCACTAA
- the LOC110774858 gene encoding E3 ubiquitin-protein ligase SP1 isoform X1, producing the protein MLPWGGISCCLSAAALYLLGRSSGRDAHSLKSVGRVNQLKDLAVLLDAASKVIPFVVCVSGRVGSDTPVKCEYSGLRGVIVEETAEQHFLKHNDAGSWVQDSALMLCMSKEVPWYLDDGTGRVFVLGARGATGLELTVGSEIFEESGRSLVRGTLDYLQGLKMLGVKRTERVLPTGTPLTIVGEAIKDDVGTVRIQRPHKGPFYVSPKTIDQLIANLGKWARLYKYASLGFTVFGVYLIAKHALGLFLEKRRRWELHKRVLDAAAKRSGGDDGKDESGSDSANSAKRECLMPDLCVICLEHEYNAVFVPCGHMCCCTACSSHLSNCPLCRRRIEQVVRTFRH; encoded by the exons ATGCTTCCGTGGGGTGGGATTAGCTGTTGTTTGAGTGCAGCTGCACTTTACCTGCTTGGAAGAAGCAGTGGGAG ggaTGCGCATTCTTTGAAATCTGTGGGTAGAGTTAATCAGTTGAAAGATTTGG CGGTATTGTTAGATGCTGCAAGCAAAGTTATTCCTTTCGTTGTCTGTGTCTCTGGACGAGTTGGTTCTGATACGCCAGTAAAATGTGAATACAGTGGCTTACGGGGCGTCATTGTGGAAGAAACG GCTGAGCAACATTTCTTGAAACACAATGATGCTGGTTCTTGGGTACAGGATTCCGCATTGATGCTATGTATGAGTAAGGAGGTGCCATGGTACTTG GATGATGGAACTGGTCGTGTTTTTGTTTTGGGAGCACGAGGTGCTACTGGTCTAGAACTAACGGTTGGTAGTGAGATTTTTGAGGAGTCAGGACGATCCCTTGTGCGGGGGACATTGGACTATCTCCAAGGTCTCAAG ATGCTTGGAGTGAAGCGTACAGAGCGAGTTCTTCCGACTGGGACACCCTTGACAATTGTAGGGGAG GCTATTAAAGACGATGTGGGGACAGTTCGCATTCAGCGCCCTCACAAAGGGCCTTTTTATGTTTCTCCTAAAACTATCGATCAGCTAATTGCAAATCTTGGGAAGTGGGCTAG GTTGTATAAATATGCCTCTCTGGGATTCACTGTCTTTGGCGTCTATCTGATTGCTAAGCATGCTCTTGGACTTTTCCTTGAAAAAAGGCGTCGCTGGGAGCTGCATAAACG GGTTCTTGATGCAGCAGCAAAAAGATCAGGCGGGGATG ATGGAAAGGATGAAAGTGGATCAGATAGTGCTAACTCTGCTAAGAGAGAGTGTTTGATGCCAGATCTCTGCGTCATATGCCTGGAGCACGAGTACAATGCTGTATTTGTCCC GTGTGGTCATATGTGCTGTTGCACAGCTTGTTCATCGCATCTGTCAAATTGTCCACTATGTCGACGACGCATTGAGCAGGTTGTTCGAACATTCCGCCACTAA